Genomic DNA from Paracoccus aminophilus JCM 7686:
GTTTCTTGACCGCGGTACCACGGCCATTGACGGCATCGGACAGCTCACCGGCCAGACGCTCTTCCATGGTGTGCTCGTTGCGGTTTTTCGCAGCGGTGATCAGCCAACGGATAGCAAGAGCTTCGCGACGGGTCGGGCGAACCTCGACCGGAACCTGGTAGGTTGCACCACCAACGCGACGCGAGCGCACTTCGACCGAAGGCTTCACGTTGTCGAGGGCTTCGTGGAAGACTTCGATCGGCTCGCGCTTCAGCTTGCCCTCAACGCGCTCGAGCGCGCTGTAGACGATGCGTTCGGCGGTCGATTTCTTACCGTCAACCATCAGGTTGTTCATGAATTTCGTCAGAACCCGATCGCCATATTTGGCGTCAGGAAGGACTTCGCGTTTTTCAGCGGCGTGACGACGTGACATCTGTGCCTCTCCTTACTTCGGACGCTTCGCGCCGTATTTCGAACGACGCTGACGACGGTCTTTGACGCCTTGGGTATCCAGAACACCGCGGAGGATGTGGTAACGGACACCCGGAAGGTCTTTGACGCGGCCGCCGCGGATCAGCACGACGCTGTGTTCCTGCAGGTTGTGCTTTTCGCCCGGGATGTAGGAGATGACCTCGAAGCCATTCGTCAGACGCACTTTGGCGACTTTACGCATAGCGGAGTTCGGTTTCTTCGGCGTCGTGGTGTAGACGCGCGTGCATACGCCGCGTTTCTGCGGGCATGACTGAAGGTGCTGCGACTTCGAGCGCTGCACCTTGGGCTGCCGCGGTTTGCGGATCAGCTGTTGGATCGTCGGCATTCGGTTCCCCGTCTTGCTTTCGTCAATACTCGCGGACCTGATGGCCGCGCCACTTCTCGACAGCGTCTTGCGCGAATCACAAAACGCCAAACCCATCCAGCCCTCAGATGAGGATGGACGGGAATTCCAGATAATTCAGGCATGTAGGCCCAAATTGTGACCAGTTTGGTTCTGGGCCCCGGAACTGAGACATTCTCCGGGTAGCGCGGCTATAGGAAGATTCCCCCGCTGAGTCAACAGGAGCAAGGGTTTCGCGGGGTTTGGCCCGGTCATTCCCGCGTGAAGCGGCGCCCGCGTGGGCCCTGCCCTGCCCCGACGCTCTCGCCCCAGCGCGTTGGCCTATCCGGCCTCGTGGCTTTCGCGCGCGACCAGATCAAGCGCCGCGCGGTCGATGCCGAAGCGACGACCAAGCAGCTCGGCGAAGTCGGTAT
This window encodes:
- the rpsG gene encoding 30S ribosomal protein S7 yields the protein MSRRHAAEKREVLPDAKYGDRVLTKFMNNLMVDGKKSTAERIVYSALERVEGKLKREPIEVFHEALDNVKPSVEVRSRRVGGATYQVPVEVRPTRREALAIRWLITAAKNRNEHTMEERLAGELSDAVNGRGTAVKKREDTHKMADANKAFSHYRW
- the rpsL gene encoding 30S ribosomal protein S12, which gives rise to MPTIQQLIRKPRQPKVQRSKSQHLQSCPQKRGVCTRVYTTTPKKPNSAMRKVAKVRLTNGFEVISYIPGEKHNLQEHSVVLIRGGRVKDLPGVRYHILRGVLDTQGVKDRRQRRSKYGAKRPK